A genomic stretch from Burkholderia pyrrocinia includes:
- the tuf gene encoding elongation factor Tu, translated as MAKEKFERTKPHVNVGTIGHVDHGKTTLTAAITTVLTKKFGGEAKAYDQIDAAPEEKARGITINTAHVEYETANRHYAHVDCPGHADYVKNMITGAAQMDGAILVCSAADGPMPQTREHILLARQVGVPYIIVFLNKCDMVDDAELLELVEMEVRELLSKYDFPGDDTPIVKGSAKLALEGDTGELGEVAIMSTADALDTYIPTPERAVDGAFLMPVEDVFSISGRGTVVTGRVERGIVKVGEEIEIVGIKPTVKTTCTGVEMFRKLLDQGQAGDNVGILLRGTKREDVERGQVLAKPGSITPHTHFTAEVYVLSKDEGGRHTPFFNNYRPQFYFRTTDVTGSIELPKDKEMVMPGDNVSITVKLIAPIAMEEGLRFAIREGGRTVGAGVVAKIIE; from the coding sequence ATGGCAAAGGAAAAGTTTGAGCGGACCAAGCCGCACGTGAACGTTGGTACGATTGGTCACGTTGACCACGGCAAGACGACGCTGACGGCAGCGATCACGACGGTTCTGACGAAGAAGTTCGGCGGCGAAGCGAAGGCATACGACCAGATCGACGCGGCACCGGAAGAAAAGGCGCGCGGCATCACGATCAACACGGCACACGTCGAGTACGAAACGGCTAACCGCCACTACGCACACGTCGACTGCCCGGGCCACGCTGACTATGTGAAGAACATGATCACGGGCGCGGCACAGATGGACGGCGCGATCCTGGTTTGCTCGGCAGCAGACGGCCCGATGCCGCAAACGCGTGAGCACATCCTGCTGGCGCGTCAGGTTGGCGTTCCGTACATCATCGTGTTCCTGAACAAGTGCGACATGGTGGACGACGCTGAACTGCTCGAGCTGGTCGAGATGGAAGTTCGCGAACTCCTGTCGAAGTACGACTTCCCGGGCGACGACACGCCGATCGTGAAGGGTTCGGCGAAGCTGGCGCTGGAAGGCGACACGGGCGAGCTGGGCGAAGTGGCGATCATGAGCACGGCCGACGCGCTGGACACGTACATCCCGACGCCGGAGCGTGCAGTTGACGGCGCGTTCCTGATGCCGGTGGAAGACGTGTTCTCGATCTCGGGCCGTGGTACGGTGGTGACGGGTCGTGTCGAGCGCGGCATCGTGAAGGTCGGCGAAGAAATCGAAATCGTCGGTATCAAGCCGACGGTGAAGACGACCTGCACGGGCGTTGAAATGTTCCGCAAGCTGCTGGACCAAGGTCAGGCAGGCGACAACGTTGGTATCCTGCTGCGCGGCACGAAGCGTGAAGACGTGGAGCGTGGCCAGGTTCTGGCGAAGCCGGGTTCGATCACGCCGCACACGCACTTCACGGCTGAAGTGTACGTGCTGAGCAAGGACGAAGGCGGCCGTCACACGCCGTTCTTCAACAACTACCGTCCGCAGTTCTACTTCCGTACGACGGACGTGACGGGCTCGATCGAGCTGCCGAAGGACAAGGAAATGGTGATGCCGGGCGACAACGTGTCGATCACGGTGAAGCTGATCGCTCCGATCGCGATGGAAGAAGGTCTGCGCTTCGCAATCCGCGAAGGCGGCCGTACCGTCGGCGCCGGCGTCGTCGCCAAGATCATCGAGTAA